Proteins encoded within one genomic window of Streptomyces profundus:
- a CDS encoding helix-turn-helix domain-containing protein: MSMEPGSIPGTDPLSFGQRMQLLRTRRGMSRPLLAGLVGMSPSWVKQVEAGRLHTPRLPMILRIAEALRVRDLSELVGEHPTHAALFIGPGHKRLGAVADAVNTFPMESGQPPPKAHLKARLMRAWSARHSSSHHREVIGSMLPGLMHDAQLLVRHAETSADRRGAQVLLAETYQLAQFFLAYQPESALVWRVSERGMVAAQESEDPHAIGVAAWLMAQAHRDTGPSHYEAADRLTRDTLRFLEPRLADASNDVRAIAGALSFETGYTAARRGDAGSAWRHWDLARGIADRLPSQYFHPITSFSQAIMGAHAVTIAVELHAGGEAVRQATGADGTAIPSRPRRARHRIEEARGYQLDGQPEAALATLEKAYEAAPETIRWNGYARRIVLEEAEARSPSRRERAATLAVKIGLLTT; encoded by the coding sequence ATGTCCATGGAACCCGGTTCGATTCCCGGCACCGATCCGCTCTCGTTCGGTCAGCGCATGCAACTGCTGCGCACGCGGCGGGGCATGAGCCGCCCTCTGCTGGCCGGACTTGTCGGCATGTCTCCCTCCTGGGTCAAACAGGTGGAGGCGGGCAGACTCCACACCCCGCGACTCCCCATGATCCTGCGCATCGCCGAGGCGCTACGGGTCCGCGACCTGTCCGAGCTGGTCGGCGAACATCCCACGCACGCCGCCCTCTTCATCGGCCCCGGCCACAAGCGGCTCGGCGCCGTCGCCGACGCGGTGAACACCTTCCCCATGGAGAGCGGGCAGCCCCCACCGAAGGCCCACCTCAAGGCCCGGCTGATGCGGGCCTGGTCGGCTCGGCACTCGTCCTCGCACCACCGCGAGGTCATCGGGAGCATGCTGCCCGGGCTGATGCACGATGCCCAACTGCTCGTACGCCATGCCGAAACCAGTGCGGACCGCAGGGGTGCCCAGGTGCTCCTCGCGGAGACCTACCAGCTGGCGCAGTTCTTTCTCGCGTACCAACCGGAGTCGGCCCTGGTGTGGCGGGTGTCCGAACGAGGGATGGTGGCGGCACAGGAGTCCGAGGACCCGCACGCGATCGGGGTGGCGGCCTGGCTGATGGCCCAGGCGCACCGCGACACCGGCCCCTCGCACTACGAGGCGGCGGACCGACTCACCCGTGACACCCTTCGCTTTCTCGAACCACGCCTTGCTGACGCGTCGAACGACGTCCGGGCCATCGCGGGCGCGCTCAGCTTCGAAACCGGCTACACGGCGGCCCGGCGGGGCGACGCCGGCTCCGCCTGGCGCCACTGGGACCTCGCCCGTGGGATCGCCGACCGGCTTCCCTCTCAGTACTTCCACCCCATCACCTCCTTCTCCCAGGCCATCATGGGGGCGCACGCGGTGACGATCGCCGTCGAACTCCACGCCGGCGGCGAGGCGGTACGCCAGGCCACAGGAGCCGATGGGACGGCCATCCCCTCCAGGCCCCGCCGCGCACGCCATCGCATCGAGGAGGCCAGGGGCTACCAACTCGACGGACAGCCGGAGGCGGCGCTGGCCACGCTGGAGAAGGCATACGAAGCCGCTCCGGAGACCATCCGGTGGAACGGCTACGCACGACGCATCGTGCTGGAGGAAGCCGAGGCCAGGTCCCCCTCCCGACGCGAACGAGCCGCCACGCTGGCGGTGAAGATCGGCCTACTCACCACCTGA
- a CDS encoding GNAT family N-acetyltransferase, whose translation MSGTKWTTRPETDADVAAVRRINLAAFPTAEEADLVDALRADPAWIPGLSLLAVATDGTPVGHALLTRCRVGEGPALALAPVAVLPEHQGQGAGSAAIEAALGAARTRDENLVVVLGHPAYYPRFGFGRASQQGIRATFDVPDEALMSLALHPDRPTPTGTIHYPVPFGI comes from the coding sequence ATGAGCGGCACCAAGTGGACCACCAGGCCCGAGACCGACGCGGATGTGGCGGCCGTCCGTCGGATCAATCTGGCGGCGTTCCCCACCGCCGAGGAGGCCGACCTGGTCGACGCGCTGCGCGCCGACCCCGCGTGGATCCCGGGCCTGTCGCTGCTCGCGGTGGCGACGGACGGCACGCCGGTCGGCCATGCGCTGCTCACCCGCTGCCGGGTGGGGGAAGGACCGGCCCTGGCCCTGGCCCCGGTGGCGGTCCTCCCCGAACACCAGGGCCAGGGCGCGGGTTCCGCCGCCATCGAGGCGGCGCTGGGCGCGGCCAGGACCCGCGACGAGAATCTCGTCGTGGTCCTGGGACACCCCGCGTACTATCCGCGCTTCGGCTTCGGCCGGGCATCCCAACAGGGCATCAGGGCCACCTTCGACGTCCCCGACGAGGCCCTGATGTCCCTCGCCCTCCACCCCGACCGCCCCACCCCCACCGGCACCATCCACTACCCGGTGCCCTTCGGCATCTGA
- a CDS encoding MazG-like family protein codes for MNTASWETAGQLVAWLDEHSAATTPEVTRLLRVLKIQEEAGEVAEALHGVMGSNPRKGASHDWADVEKELCDVILTAMVALATVSDRAEEVFQHHLARVAARSLDASAVDRPHPLPRRGDPDRVTGAGGRHDLGGH; via the coding sequence GTGAACACCGCCAGTTGGGAGACCGCCGGGCAGCTCGTCGCCTGGCTCGACGAGCACAGCGCCGCGACCACGCCCGAGGTCACCCGTCTGCTGCGGGTCCTCAAGATCCAGGAGGAGGCGGGCGAGGTCGCCGAGGCGCTCCACGGGGTGATGGGCTCCAACCCGCGCAAGGGCGCGAGCCATGACTGGGCGGATGTCGAGAAGGAGCTGTGCGATGTGATCCTCACGGCCATGGTCGCGCTGGCCACGGTCAGCGACCGGGCCGAGGAGGTCTTCCAGCACCACCTCGCCCGGGTGGCCGCCCGTTCGTTGGACGCCTCGGCCGTCGACCGGCCCCACCCCCTCCCGAGGAGAGGGGATCCCGATCGCGTCACGGGCGCCGGCGGGCGCCATGACCTGGGAGGTCATTGA
- a CDS encoding AurF N-oxygenase family protein, translating into MGITGEVADLTTPRDSLGALKDREQVAERLLAASALHSFDPDRELDWDQPWDPDLWYWPPELVSLYDTPLWYGMSPEQRIALSRHEAAALASLGIWFELILMQLLVRHIYDKPATSAHVRYALTEIADECRHSMMFARVIKKGGTPNYPPAAPHHQLARVFKTFSTTPGSFVATLLGEEILDWMQRLTFPDERVQPLIRGVTRIHVVEEARHVRYAREELRRQMLTAPRWERELTRLTSGEFARIFSVAFVNPQVYTDVGLDRREAVAQARESAHRREVMREGARRLTDFLDDIGVLRGPARHMWRRSGLLA; encoded by the coding sequence ATGGGTATCACCGGTGAAGTGGCGGATCTGACGACGCCGCGGGACTCGCTGGGTGCGCTCAAGGACCGGGAGCAGGTGGCGGAACGCCTGCTCGCCGCGTCGGCGCTGCACTCGTTCGATCCCGATCGGGAGCTGGACTGGGACCAGCCCTGGGATCCCGATCTCTGGTACTGGCCACCGGAGTTGGTGTCGCTCTACGACACGCCGCTCTGGTACGGGATGTCCCCCGAGCAGCGGATCGCGCTCTCCCGCCACGAGGCGGCGGCGCTGGCCTCGTTGGGCATCTGGTTCGAGCTGATCCTGATGCAGCTGCTGGTGCGACACATCTACGACAAACCCGCCACCAGCGCGCATGTCCGCTATGCGCTGACCGAGATCGCCGACGAGTGCCGGCACTCGATGATGTTCGCACGTGTGATCAAAAAGGGTGGGACGCCCAACTATCCACCGGCCGCCCCGCACCACCAGCTGGCGCGGGTGTTCAAGACCTTCTCGACGACGCCTGGGTCGTTTGTCGCGACCCTGCTCGGCGAGGAGATCCTCGACTGGATGCAGCGGCTCACCTTCCCCGACGAGCGGGTGCAGCCGCTGATCCGGGGCGTCACCCGGATCCATGTGGTGGAGGAGGCGCGGCATGTCAGATACGCCAGGGAGGAGTTGCGCCGCCAGATGCTCACCGCGCCGCGCTGGGAGCGGGAGTTGACGCGGCTGACCAGCGGCGAGTTCGCGCGGATCTTCTCCGTCGCCTTTGTGAACCCTCAGGTGTACACCGACGTGGGTCTTGACCGGCGCGAGGCGGTGGCCCAGGCGCGGGAGAGCGCACACCGGCGTGAGGTGATGCGGGAGGGGGCGCGACGGTTGACGGACTTCCTCGACGACATCGGGGTGTTGCGCGGTCCGGCCCGCCATATGTGGCGGCGCTCGGGCCTGTTGGCCTGA
- a CDS encoding TetR/AcrR family transcriptional regulator has product MTGHPEPRVPAYRRLTVDERRAQLITTAQHLFARSVPEEVSLDEVARRAGVSRPLVYRYFPGGKQQLYEAALRNAADQLEHCFDVPADGPLSDRLGRALDRYLSFVAEHGEGFTALLRGGSVVETAHTTAIVDGVRRAAAQQVLRHMSVRRPGPWLRTSVRTWITSVEAMSLLSLDEGELTLAELRDYLVELFVAQLTVTATHDRQTARMLRAASALEPPDGRVASLLERAIGALAPAPVDS; this is encoded by the coding sequence ATGACCGGCCACCCCGAACCACGCGTCCCGGCCTACCGCCGCCTGACCGTGGACGAGCGGCGCGCTCAGCTGATCACCACGGCGCAACACCTGTTCGCGCGGAGCGTTCCCGAGGAGGTGTCGCTGGACGAGGTGGCCCGGCGGGCCGGGGTCTCCCGTCCGCTGGTCTACCGCTACTTCCCCGGCGGGAAGCAGCAACTCTACGAGGCCGCCCTGCGCAACGCCGCCGACCAGCTGGAACACTGCTTCGACGTACCGGCCGACGGGCCGTTGAGCGACCGGTTGGGCCGTGCGCTCGACCGCTATCTCTCCTTCGTGGCCGAACACGGCGAGGGTTTCACCGCCCTGCTGCGCGGCGGCAGCGTGGTGGAGACGGCGCACACCACGGCGATCGTTGACGGGGTACGGCGCGCGGCAGCGCAACAGGTGTTGCGTCATATGAGCGTGCGCCGCCCCGGGCCCTGGCTGCGCACCTCCGTGCGCACCTGGATCACCTCGGTCGAGGCGATGTCGCTGCTCTCCCTGGACGAGGGCGAGTTGACCCTCGCCGAGCTGCGGGACTACCTGGTCGAGCTGTTTGTCGCACAGCTGACCGTGACGGCCACCCACGACCGGCAGACCGCGCGGATGCTGCGTGCGGCATCCGCGCTGGAGCCGCCGGACGGCCGGGTGGCGTCCCTGTTGGAGCGCGCGATAGGGGCGCTCGCGCCAGCGCCCGTGGACAGCTGA
- a CDS encoding C40 family peptidase: MRRGTVALAGLLFATTASVSGPAAAESGRPPGEPGDVGALLTELRALHQQTGAATEAFNETEERLVEQRAEVDRLTARLADTRSGLADARRTAGALAAAQYRHGGAADLPPVLRLLLTGDDPARALHDGTVARRAASAQLAEISRLTEAESQAAGLAGEATAALDEQRTLVERQRAQRDEAHRRLDEVAGLLAGLDEERLTELATLEERTTAEAQREFLAEHPPTDDRPGSAAGQRALDWALAQRGKPYEVGAEGPDAFDPAGLAMRAWEHAGATVPRTSARAWERLPRVPLDQLQPGDLVIYHDDASHIAVYAGEGSVVHPPAPGEPVAVTPLAVLPVQGAVRPTTRA; the protein is encoded by the coding sequence ATGCGCCGAGGCACCGTGGCCCTGGCCGGGCTGCTGTTCGCCACCACCGCTTCGGTCAGCGGCCCGGCGGCGGCCGAGAGCGGCCGGCCGCCCGGCGAACCGGGCGACGTCGGCGCCCTGTTGACCGAGCTGCGCGCCCTCCACCAACAGACAGGCGCGGCCACCGAGGCGTTCAACGAGACCGAGGAGCGGCTCGTGGAGCAGCGCGCCGAGGTGGACCGGCTCACCGCGCGACTGGCCGACACCAGGAGCGGCCTGGCCGACGCCCGGCGCACGGCGGGGGCGCTGGCCGCCGCGCAGTACCGCCACGGCGGGGCCGCCGACCTCCCGCCGGTGCTGCGGCTGCTGCTGACCGGCGACGACCCGGCTCGGGCGCTGCACGACGGGACGGTGGCCCGCCGCGCGGCCAGCGCCCAGCTGGCCGAGATCAGCAGGCTCACCGAGGCCGAGAGCCAAGCGGCCGGCCTCGCCGGCGAGGCCACGGCGGCCCTGGACGAACAGCGGACGCTCGTCGAGCGACAGCGCGCACAGCGGGACGAGGCGCACCGGCGGCTGGACGAGGTGGCGGGCCTGCTGGCCGGGCTCGACGAGGAGCGGCTGACCGAGCTGGCCACGCTGGAGGAGCGCACCACAGCGGAGGCGCAGCGGGAGTTCCTCGCCGAGCACCCCCCGACGGACGACCGTCCGGGATCCGCCGCCGGGCAGCGCGCGCTGGACTGGGCCCTCGCGCAGCGCGGCAAGCCGTACGAGGTGGGCGCCGAGGGACCCGACGCCTTCGATCCGGCGGGCCTGGCGATGCGCGCCTGGGAGCACGCCGGCGCGACCGTGCCGCGCACCAGCGCGCGGGCGTGGGAGCGACTGCCTCGGGTGCCGCTCGACCAACTCCAGCCCGGCGACCTGGTGATCTACCACGACGACGCGAGCCATATCGCCGTCTACGCGGGCGAGGGCTCGGTGGTGCACCCGCCGGCCCCCGGCGAGCCGGTGGCCGTCACCCCGCTGGCGGTCCTCCCCGTCCAGGGCGCGGTGCGGCCGACGACCCGGGCGTGA
- a CDS encoding roadblock/LC7 domain-containing protein: MTSGTGTRQQAQSHGGRNLRWLLAKLVDEVPGVISVAVVSTDGLPLLSSETGQDGQPGPGGFTGPPTPRWPGGTPSGAAADLATVVSGLGSLTNGAASLMDGGSVKQTMVAMETGNLLVMAISDGSLLGVYTEPDADISVVTYQMALLVGRAGHLLTPELRAELRQATSPMR; this comes from the coding sequence ATGACCTCGGGGACTGGAACGCGGCAGCAGGCACAGAGCCACGGCGGGCGGAACCTGCGCTGGCTGCTGGCCAAGCTGGTGGACGAGGTGCCCGGGGTGATCTCGGTCGCCGTGGTCTCGACCGACGGTCTGCCGCTGCTCTCCTCGGAGACCGGCCAGGACGGGCAGCCGGGGCCGGGGGGCTTCACCGGGCCGCCCACCCCGCGCTGGCCAGGCGGGACGCCGAGCGGCGCCGCGGCCGACCTGGCCACGGTGGTCTCGGGCCTCGGCAGCCTCACCAACGGGGCCGCCTCGCTGATGGACGGCGGCTCGGTGAAGCAGACCATGGTGGCGATGGAGACGGGCAACCTGCTGGTGATGGCGATCAGCGACGGCTCCCTGCTCGGCGTCTACACCGAGCCGGACGCCGATATCAGCGTGGTCACCTACCAGATGGCCCTCCTGGTCGGCCGCGCCGGCCACCTCCTCACCCCGGAGCTGCGGGCGGAGCTGCGGCAGGCGACCAGCCCGATGCGCTGA
- a CDS encoding sensor histidine kinase: MIALLLTGIAVLTAGVPAAVDRYRDLSDTQALLDEAALGQRAVSLSHILADERDALVVAAATGGAALETALTDDAVARADRRTAELREGVDAQLRELLETLPETRERALAGESSPVEIHDGYTALVEELDGVLRAVSRRTSGDATSATSDALPDLARAVHASSATRGLFAAAQAGEGGPDAELTALARREAMREAAALADFHAIADQAGRDAYQRTVTGGDAEAAEEFLLALTDPLAQDAAGVDGGMAEVAEALEARTGLQRGVLASLATEYTEDVEALSDEELTELMITVAVIIVALLLALAVSVQTARSLTRPLAAVRLGTRRVASDPVGQEPVRYVGRNDEFAEVVASVNALRSRAEELQRYAAEAEQDSGGLRAERDRLLAEQRELTARLAALHGAVHGMFAHHAQRLLDLVEEQLSVIEGLEEHETDPDQLAVLFSVDHLAARMRRHSENVLLLAGAEPVRLLDAPMPLIDVARAAVSEIERYDLVETVPPPPVRIVARAARDISHLLAELLDNAAVFTPPGARVRLSGAWRASELMLTVEDEGRGLSEGRLAALNARLADPVTPPPGSDAGNGHGIGMGLYTVARLAARHGLRCRLVARPAGGTTAEVLVPATLVDQGGAADPGLAGETMAGPGTGGYPTVPAARTGAMPIVQPHPGPGYGGHDAMPVAPDEAPRPGRHASPPAHSGLSGAPGAPVPGGELPSRERHPHAQEHSRAPDSAPAVTHSGLPLRTRVASASSSGQDTGRNRTVDAEELRRRLGGFQRGAREGHRDAARAADGQLGGEIGGHPGERPGPYGEEQPS; this comes from the coding sequence TTGATCGCCCTGCTGTTGACCGGCATCGCCGTGCTGACGGCGGGGGTGCCGGCGGCGGTCGATCGTTATCGGGATCTCAGCGACACCCAAGCGCTGCTGGACGAGGCGGCGTTGGGGCAGCGTGCCGTCTCCCTGTCCCATATCCTGGCCGACGAGCGGGACGCGCTGGTGGTCGCGGCGGCCACCGGGGGCGCCGCGCTGGAGACGGCGCTCACGGACGACGCGGTGGCCCGCGCCGACCGGCGCACCGCCGAACTGCGCGAGGGCGTGGACGCCCAGCTCAGGGAGCTGCTGGAGACGCTGCCCGAGACGCGCGAGCGGGCGCTCGCGGGGGAGAGCTCGCCGGTCGAGATCCACGACGGCTACACCGCGCTGGTCGAGGAGTTGGACGGCGTGTTGCGCGCCGTCAGCCGGCGCACGTCGGGGGACGCCACCAGCGCCACCAGCGACGCGCTGCCCGATCTGGCCCGCGCGGTGCACGCCTCGTCGGCCACCCGGGGCCTGTTCGCCGCCGCCCAGGCCGGCGAGGGCGGTCCGGACGCGGAGCTCACCGCCCTGGCGCGGCGGGAGGCGATGCGCGAGGCGGCGGCCCTGGCCGACTTCCACGCCATCGCCGACCAGGCGGGCAGGGACGCCTACCAGCGGACGGTCACCGGCGGCGACGCGGAGGCGGCCGAGGAGTTCCTCCTCGCCCTCACCGACCCGCTGGCCCAGGACGCGGCCGGTGTCGACGGCGGCATGGCCGAGGTCGCCGAGGCGCTGGAGGCCAGGACGGGGCTCCAGCGCGGTGTGCTGGCCTCGTTGGCCACCGAGTACACCGAGGACGTCGAGGCGCTCAGCGATGAGGAGTTGACGGAGCTGATGATCACCGTCGCGGTGATCATCGTGGCCCTGTTGCTGGCCCTGGCGGTCAGCGTGCAGACGGCCCGTTCGTTGACCAGGCCGCTGGCCGCCGTCCGTCTCGGCACCCGTCGGGTCGCCTCCGACCCGGTGGGTCAGGAGCCGGTCAGATACGTCGGCCGCAACGACGAGTTCGCCGAGGTGGTCGCCTCCGTCAACGCCCTGCGGTCGCGGGCCGAGGAGCTCCAGCGCTATGCCGCCGAGGCCGAGCAGGACAGCGGCGGGCTGCGCGCCGAGCGGGATCGACTCCTCGCCGAGCAGCGCGAACTGACGGCCAGGCTGGCCGCCTTGCACGGCGCCGTGCACGGCATGTTCGCCCACCACGCACAGCGGCTGTTGGATCTGGTGGAGGAACAGCTCTCGGTGATCGAGGGCCTGGAGGAGCACGAGACCGATCCCGACCAGCTGGCGGTGCTGTTCTCCGTCGACCACCTCGCCGCGCGGATGCGCCGGCACAGCGAGAACGTGCTGCTGCTCGCCGGTGCCGAGCCGGTGCGGCTGCTGGACGCGCCCATGCCGCTGATCGACGTGGCGCGTGCCGCCGTCAGCGAGATAGAGCGCTACGACCTGGTGGAGACGGTGCCTCCGCCGCCGGTGCGGATCGTCGCGAGGGCGGCCCGGGACATCAGCCACCTGCTGGCCGAACTCCTCGACAACGCGGCGGTGTTCACCCCGCCGGGCGCCCGGGTGCGGCTGTCGGGGGCCTGGCGGGCCAGCGAGCTGATGCTGACCGTGGAGGACGAGGGCCGCGGCCTGTCGGAGGGCCGCCTCGCCGCATTGAACGCGCGGCTCGCCGACCCGGTCACCCCGCCGCCAGGATCGGACGCGGGCAACGGGCACGGCATCGGAATGGGCCTGTACACGGTGGCCAGGCTGGCCGCCCGGCACGGGTTGCGCTGCCGGCTGGTCGCCCGCCCAGCGGGCGGCACCACGGCCGAGGTGCTGGTGCCGGCCACGCTGGTGGACCAGGGCGGCGCGGCCGATCCCGGCCTCGCCGGCGAGACGATGGCGGGCCCCGGCACCGGTGGCTACCCCACCGTCCCCGCCGCCCGCACGGGCGCGATGCCGATCGTCCAGCCGCACCCGGGGCCCGGCTACGGCGGGCACGACGCGATGCCGGTGGCGCCCGACGAGGCGCCGCGCCCCGGGCGGCACGCCAGCCCGCCGGCGCACAGCGGACTTTCGGGCGCCCCCGGCGCCCCGGTGCCCGGCGGCGAGCTGCCGTCGCGTGAGCGACACCCGCACGCCCAAGAGCACTCCAGGGCGCCCGACAGCGCGCCGGCGGTCACGCACAGCGGCCTGCCGCTCAGGACCAGGGTGGCCTCCGCCTCGTCGTCGGGGCAGGACACGGGACGCAACCGCACGGTGGACGCCGAGGAGCTCCGCCGCCGGCTCGGCGGCTTCCAACGGGGGGCCAGGGAAGGGCACCGGGACGCCGCACGGGCGGCGGACGGGCAACTCGGCGGGGAGATCGGCGGTCACCCCGGCGAGCGGCCCGGCCCATATGGAGAGGAACAGCCTTCATGA
- a CDS encoding protein phosphatase 2C domain-containing protein, whose translation MRIQSATEPGATGHPNEDFAAFATPTEAGGGALVVLDGVTAPAGDSGCEHGVAWFSARLGGALLTAIGATPSVPLTECLAHSITRTADAHRASCDLSHRRTPQATVVCVRWNAQSVEYLVLSDSILLIRESTGVVRAVLDDRLDQLRPAARRLPPDQRVAFVEGARNAPGGFFTAAADPSVATLAVTGSLPRERVHTVAALTDGLGRWVETFTLGDWPELLTALAERGPAAMIAEVRAAESADPEGEAHPRGKTHDDATGVIVGLAG comes from the coding sequence ATGCGCATCCAGTCGGCCACCGAGCCCGGAGCAACCGGGCACCCCAACGAGGACTTCGCGGCGTTCGCCACCCCGACCGAGGCCGGCGGCGGCGCCTTGGTCGTGCTTGACGGAGTCACCGCTCCGGCGGGCGATTCCGGTTGTGAACACGGGGTGGCGTGGTTCTCGGCCCGGCTCGGCGGGGCGCTGCTGACGGCGATCGGCGCGACACCCAGCGTGCCCCTGACGGAGTGTCTGGCCCACTCCATCACACGCACCGCGGACGCCCACCGGGCCAGCTGTGACCTTTCTCACCGACGCACTCCCCAGGCCACGGTGGTGTGCGTTCGTTGGAACGCCCAGTCAGTGGAATATCTGGTGCTCTCCGACTCTATTCTGCTCATTCGGGAGTCAACGGGCGTGGTGCGCGCGGTGCTTGACGACCGGTTGGACCAACTGCGGCCGGCCGCCCGCCGGCTGCCGCCCGATCAGCGGGTCGCCTTCGTGGAGGGCGCGCGCAACGCGCCCGGGGGATTCTTCACCGCGGCGGCCGACCCGTCGGTCGCCACCCTCGCCGTCACCGGCTCGCTGCCGAGGGAACGGGTGCACACGGTGGCGGCCCTGACCGACGGGCTCGGCCGCTGGGTGGAGACGTTCACTCTCGGCGACTGGCCGGAGCTGCTCACCGCACTGGCCGAGCGGGGCCCGGCCGCGATGATCGCCGAGGTCAGGGCCGCCGAGTCCGCCGACCCCGAAGGCGAGGCGCACCCGCGGGGCAAGACCCATGACGACGCCACCGGGGTGATCGTGGGCCTGGCCGGCTGA
- a CDS encoding lysozyme, which yields MPVPGSVAHGGPLRRRTRSFPHTPHTPRTLLTLVGALCAALALLLTAPSAASAEDGGPPENPEHHPDFGSAHLGSTVLEHEGGNTSYVPPGDIDPLASVEGVDVSSHQGNVAWSTLWNSGVKFAYVKATEGTSYKNPYFTQQYNGSYDVGMIRGAYHFALPNASSGAAQATYFATNGGGWSADGKTLPGVMDLEYNPYGSTCYGLSQSAMVNWIRDFSDTYRAHTGRDVVIYTTTDWWTQCTGNNASFGNTNPLWIARYASTPGTLPAGWGFHTFWQYTSTGPTVGDHNLFNGAYDRLQALANG from the coding sequence ATGCCCGTTCCCGGCTCGGTCGCGCACGGCGGTCCACTCCGCCGCCGCACCCGAAGCTTCCCCCACACCCCCCACACACCCCGCACCCTGCTCACCCTCGTCGGCGCGCTCTGCGCGGCCCTCGCGCTGCTCCTCACCGCCCCCAGCGCGGCGAGCGCCGAGGACGGCGGCCCCCCGGAGAACCCCGAGCACCACCCGGACTTCGGCTCCGCCCACCTGGGCTCCACCGTCCTCGAACACGAGGGCGGCAACACCAGCTACGTCCCGCCCGGCGACATCGACCCGCTGGCCTCGGTCGAGGGCGTGGACGTCTCCAGCCACCAGGGCAACGTCGCCTGGTCCACGCTCTGGAACAGCGGCGTCAAGTTCGCCTATGTGAAGGCGACGGAGGGCACCAGCTACAAGAACCCCTACTTCACCCAGCAGTACAACGGCTCGTACGACGTCGGGATGATTCGGGGCGCCTACCATTTCGCGCTGCCCAACGCGTCGAGCGGCGCCGCCCAGGCCACCTACTTCGCCACCAACGGCGGCGGTTGGTCGGCCGACGGCAAGACGCTGCCGGGGGTGATGGATCTGGAGTACAACCCGTACGGCTCCACCTGCTACGGCCTGAGCCAGTCGGCGATGGTCAACTGGATCCGCGACTTCAGCGACACCTACCGGGCGCACACCGGACGTGACGTGGTGATCTACACCACCACCGACTGGTGGACCCAGTGCACGGGCAACAACGCGAGCTTCGGGAACACCAACCCGCTCTGGATCGCCCGCTACGCGTCGACCCCGGGGACGCTGCCGGCCGGTTGGGGCTTCCACACCTTCTGGCAGTACACCTCGACCGGGCCCACCGTCGGCGACCACAACCTCTTCAACGGGGCCTACGACCGACTCCAGGCGTTGGCCAACGGCTGA
- a CDS encoding spermidine synthase, whose translation MASSPGHPAPPEDPAHPPHPPHPPDERTAPDDGRPLVLDRRTGPFGEVVLRRHGELLQIIANGCFLMDTSDGRSERLLVRSALGALAARAPRLLIGGLGVGFSLAEAAAEPRWGRITVLEREPAIIEWHRSGPLSDISGAALSDPRVELVENDLLAHLREAETRARYDALCLDIDNGPDWTVTEDNESLYSPTGLAACRAALAPGGALVVWSAQPSATFPDMLRDAGFDRVRTEEVPVVRGVPDVLFLASHHLASRSA comes from the coding sequence ATGGCCTCCTCCCCCGGGCACCCCGCACCTCCAGAAGATCCAGCGCACCCCCCACACCCCCCACACCCCCCCGACGAGCGCACGGCTCCCGACGACGGCCGCCCCCTCGTGCTGGACCGCCGCACCGGCCCCTTCGGCGAGGTGGTGCTGCGCCGGCACGGGGAGCTGTTGCAGATCATCGCCAACGGCTGCTTCCTGATGGACACCTCGGACGGCCGCTCCGAGCGCCTGCTGGTGCGGTCCGCGCTCGGCGCGCTCGCCGCCCGGGCCCCGAGGCTGCTGATCGGCGGCCTCGGCGTGGGCTTCTCGCTGGCCGAGGCCGCGGCCGAACCGCGTTGGGGACGGATCACCGTGCTGGAACGGGAGCCCGCCATCATCGAATGGCACCGTTCCGGACCGCTTTCGGACATCTCCGGCGCCGCGTTGAGCGATCCCCGGGTGGAGTTGGTCGAGAACGACCTACTGGCCCATCTGCGCGAAGCCGAGACCCGTGCCCGCTATGACGCTCTCTGTCTCGATATCGACAACGGCCCCGACTGGACGGTGACCGAGGACAACGAGAGCCTCTACTCCCCGACGGGGCTGGCGGCGTGCCGTGCGGCACTCGCCCCCGGTGGGGCGCTCGTTGTGTGGTCCGCACAACCGTCAGCGACATTCCCTGACATGTTGCGAGATGCCGGCTTCGATCGCGTTCGCACCGAAGAGGTGCCCGTTGTCCGAGGCGTTCCCGACGTGCTGTTTCTCGCCAGCCATCATCTCGCCAGCCGGAGCGCGTAG